The Capsicum annuum cultivar UCD-10X-F1 chromosome 3, UCD10Xv1.1, whole genome shotgun sequence genomic sequence CGCTCATCTACCCATCGCCATTTAGATACCTAAGTTCAAATTTTAGACCTTGACTAATAATGGACTTGTTCATCTACCCGTCTCCTTTTGGATACCAAGTTTTACAATCCCCAGCAAAATTTTAATCCTCCTATCAGGCATTGAAGGGCTAGACATTAGTTCAACTGAACGAAGCAATGACGATTTCGAATTAAATATCACCACATACTTCATTGTCCAAATTCTCTTTGATAACAAGAATGCATGTCGCCTTGAATCATCATCATATAGTATCTATTTCCCTATTTGTTGCCAAGAGAGTTTTTGTACAACTATTTAAAAACTTGCTCGAGTAGCCAGATTTTCATGCAAATCAACTTTCATTCTCAGTCATTACACACTCATCAGACAGCCCCATATACAACTATGGTAAAAGTGGGTGAGTGGGGGTGGTATTTCAACCAAAGCCACGTTAGtgaaaggtaaaattgatgccaACAGATCaagattttaaaaactataacaaTGTTTTGCCATAATTCCCTTTGATGACATAATTTTAGGTCTTCCTCAGTTTAAAACATCCTTATCAAACATACCTACACAGATAAAATAGGGTGCATAGTAATTTTGAGGcgaaaaaaagttaaaagttaaAAGCCTACTCCCTCTCACCATTAGCATGTCTTCCAGCTGATTTTCCAAGGCCATCACTAGGATTACCTTCTAAGCCGCCTTGCTTATTTCCTCGTACATCCAGAGTTCCTGAGCTGTTTAGTCCAGGTTGCATAAGTTGACGCATTGCATTGTTGGCAGTAGGTCCTCCATAGCCATATTGGccttggaattgttgttgttgctgctgaaaCTGGAGCatttgctgctgctgctgctgctccTGGGACGGAAGGGCATTGAGTTGGAAAGGCAGTTTAGAAGCAGCGACACTTTGTTGCTGTTGCAGAGCAGCCTGAGTTTGCTGCATCTGATTTCCGAGTTGGGGAGTAGAAGGAGCCTGCGGTTACTTATATATTAGGGAAAGACCAGGAAATTCACAAGAAACACTGAATCAAACATCTAATCCACCTGTGAGGTTGCTGCTGCTTGTTGTGGTTGGGCATCAGCAATAGCAGCTAAATACATCAAATTCTTCTGAAGCATCGCTTGATACCTATGATATATGAGTTACTTTTAATAGTGTAAAACAACACACTGCCATGAGATTGACGATGCAAAACAAACAGAGTCCAAATAGTGTAGAACAACTCTGCCATGAGATTGACGATGCAAAACAAATAGAGTTCAAATAGTGTAAAACAATACTCTGCCATGAGATTGACAATGCAAAACAAACAGAGTCCACAAGATAGAAAGTGAATATGCAATTATATTTCTGTTAGCGACAGAACATGTGTTTTTTTCCTGATCCAACTTCAAGAAGGGCCAAGTTCCCCTCTTCTAAACAAGCACAATCAACTTCTTAATACGCGTTTCATAAAGACTAATTATTGAACAAGATCATAAAATGCATTTTCTAACACACAACTAAACACACAGTAGagaacatacccagtgtaatcccacaagagTGGTCTGGGGTAGGGTAgcgtgtatgcagaccttacccctacctcgtgaAGGTAGAGAGGCTGTCCCCGAAAGACCCTCGGCTAAAGTGCAGCAATCAAAAACACACAGTAGAGAACATGGTTGCAAATCCCAAGGGCACGTCAGAATCATTAAAATTTTTggcatttatgaatattttcacaaGAACACCACGCCCTGAGAGGCGAAGATGGACAACCAAATAAGTTTAGTTTAATCAAACTTGGGGCAACATCCAGCCGAAAGATAACTGTAGTCTGTGCAGAATATATTTCCCCTATGCTTTTGATACTCCAGCTATCTGCTAACATTAGTTACATATGCTGCTTCTTCTATGGTAAACGTCTGGTTCAAGCCTGGATGCCTGAAACATTTTCCTCCAGCAACTTTCACATTTGTACTCCCAAAGTAACTAACCTAGGGCAACAGTACTTTTCCTCTATCAATTTTCTCATTTTGAAAGTAAAAAAATTCTTAGGAAAAAATTCCAAAGATGCAACGAGTGCAGAAACTAGTAAACATAGCAAACAGACTACATATGCCTGAACCATCCACCCTGTCCATTCAACAGCATCATCATAACTACCTAGCAGCATACCAAGCTATGCAAAAGTTATAAGTCCCCAAACAATTTGCTCCCTGCATTTAGTTTTCTACTAGCTTCTTTTCCGTGTGGAAACTGCATTCAAACCTTTAAAGTTCACACTCTTGTTTTGTTGCTTCTGTTTTTCTTAGCCTTATTTCTTGGTTCACCGTCTCTTGCCTTCTCCATTATAGTTGCTCCATTAGTCCCTTGGTCTTTTCTTCAACTGACCGCCAGAAGATGCCTAAAACATTTCAGACGCCTGCTTAGGTTTCAGACAGACATGGAACATGTCTGAAATCAGTGGTTATTCTTGCATTTCCAATCTCATTCATCAGTTCTGGCCCATTCTATTTCTCTGCCAATTTCGAGTACTTTGTGGTCAAACAAATTACTCtctccgtcccaatttatgtggcacctTTTATTTTTTAGTCCGTCCCGGAAAGAATTTCACCTCTCCTTATTTGACAACTATTTAATGGCACCATCCCCGTTTTATCCTTATTGGGTCCCACTTAACAAGAAAAGTCAATTAAAAAGTAAGCATTAAAGTGACTTTAATAGGGTAATGTAGTAAACATAACAAGGTTTTCTCTGgctacataaattgggacggagggagtatgttGCAAGCTCATACATGGATTTGCTCATTTGCTATTAGAGACTTCTAAGGTCG encodes the following:
- the LOC107863053 gene encoding GRF1-interacting factor 2; translation: MQQQQQQPQAQPPVLNSAPALPLSAITTEQIQKFLDENKNLILAILENQNLGKLSECAQYQAMLQKNLMYLAAIADAQPQQAAATSQAPSTPQLGNQMQQTQAALQQQQSVAASKLPFQLNALPSQEQQQQQQMLQFQQQQQQFQGQYGYGGPTANNAMRQLMQPGLNSSGTLDVRGNKQGGLEGNPSDGLGKSAGRHANGERE